The Nocardia arthritidis genome has a window encoding:
- a CDS encoding cupin domain-containing protein → MKIEVLTPTCNLDTVRDGRGGIFTWVPPEPLLEFNLIYMHPGKVRGLHYHPHFVEYLLFVDGTGVLVTKDDYEDPDCPEEFIHVSKGICTRTPIGVMHTVYSITPLTFVAMLTKPWDECDPPIVQVAPLPHTLEGNG, encoded by the coding sequence ATGAAGATCGAAGTCCTCACGCCCACTTGCAATCTGGACACCGTGCGGGACGGACGCGGCGGCATCTTCACCTGGGTGCCGCCGGAACCGCTGCTCGAGTTCAACCTGATCTACATGCATCCGGGCAAGGTCCGCGGCCTGCACTACCACCCGCACTTCGTCGAGTACCTGCTGTTCGTCGACGGCACCGGGGTATTGGTGACCAAGGACGACTACGAGGATCCGGACTGCCCGGAGGAATTCATCCACGTCTCCAAGGGCATCTGCACCCGCACCCCGATCGGGGTGATGCACACGGTGTATTCGATCACGCCGCTGACGTTCGTCGCCATGCTGACCAAGCCGTGGGACGAGTGCGATCCGCCGATCGTGCAGGTCGCGCCGCTACCGCACACGCTCGAAGGCAACGGGTGA
- a CDS encoding alpha/beta fold hydrolase, giving the protein MTRTVVFPGQGAQRVGMGADLCAEFPVARETFATASEVVGADLLRICTERDPRLHRTEYTQPCVLTVEIAAYRVLEAEFGWRPVAFGGHSLGEYTALVAAGVLEFPDAVRLVRVRGALMQGAQPEGDGAMAALILPDIADSGAVEIAMDAGAEVANENSPEQLVISGGAAAVAAARSALAQRLPELRFVPLRVSAAFHSTAMRGIEAEFAGQLAECAPRLRAARAVAVTSNYTGEFHRPETLVQNLIRQIGAPVRWTANMRALTRAKTELYEVGPSAPLSKFFEAIGATVTRVASVADLRALPVERKETAAQPVTSGITMHRKPSGTPRLRLFCFPFAGGKATAYADWRTRLPEWAELCIAELPARQRHLNQTPIRGFSELVDAALAQVIPLTDLPFAFFGHSLGALTAFEVARRLPAGIAPRALFLAGAAAPHLPRPGRISALPDHEFITAVRHYGGIPPEVLETPEVLALFLPALRTDFEIYDDYRFVPAAPPRCPVYLFGGRADHQVAPTQLEAWRDVLPGVRSTELLPGGHFFLLDQRDALVEAIAARMDASHPTAVSA; this is encoded by the coding sequence ATGACCCGCACCGTGGTATTTCCGGGCCAGGGCGCCCAGCGCGTCGGGATGGGCGCGGACCTGTGCGCCGAATTCCCGGTGGCCCGGGAGACTTTCGCGACCGCGAGCGAGGTGGTCGGGGCGGATCTGCTGCGGATCTGCACCGAACGGGATCCGCGGCTGCACCGCACCGAGTACACCCAGCCGTGCGTGCTCACCGTGGAGATCGCCGCGTACCGCGTATTGGAGGCCGAATTCGGTTGGCGGCCGGTGGCGTTCGGCGGCCACAGCCTCGGCGAGTACACCGCGCTGGTCGCGGCCGGAGTGCTGGAGTTCCCGGACGCGGTGCGGCTGGTGCGGGTCCGCGGCGCGCTGATGCAGGGGGCGCAACCCGAGGGGGACGGCGCGATGGCCGCGCTCATCCTGCCTGATATCGCCGACAGCGGCGCCGTCGAGATCGCGATGGACGCGGGAGCCGAAGTGGCGAACGAGAACTCACCGGAGCAGTTGGTGATCAGCGGCGGCGCCGCCGCGGTGGCGGCGGCCAGGAGCGCACTGGCACAACGGCTTCCGGAGCTGCGGTTCGTGCCGCTGCGTGTGAGCGCGGCCTTCCACTCGACGGCGATGCGGGGCATCGAGGCCGAATTCGCCGGACAGCTGGCCGAATGCGCGCCGCGGCTGCGCGCCGCGCGGGCGGTGGCCGTGACATCGAACTACACCGGCGAATTCCACCGTCCCGAAACCCTGGTGCAGAACCTGATCCGCCAGATCGGCGCACCCGTGCGCTGGACGGCGAATATGCGCGCGCTCACCCGCGCGAAAACCGAACTGTACGAGGTGGGCCCGTCCGCCCCGCTGTCGAAGTTCTTCGAAGCCATCGGCGCGACGGTGACTCGCGTCGCCTCCGTGGCAGATCTGCGGGCACTGCCCGTCGAAAGGAAAGAGACCGCGGCACAACCTGTTACGTCCGGCATCACCATGCACCGGAAACCCTCCGGTACGCCGCGGCTGCGCCTGTTCTGCTTCCCGTTCGCGGGCGGCAAGGCCACGGCGTACGCCGACTGGCGCACCCGCCTGCCCGAATGGGCCGAACTGTGCATAGCCGAACTGCCCGCTCGGCAGCGACACCTGAACCAGACACCGATCCGCGGTTTCAGCGAGCTCGTCGATGCGGCGCTAGCGCAGGTGATTCCGCTGACGGACCTGCCCTTCGCGTTCTTCGGCCACAGCCTCGGCGCGCTGACCGCCTTCGAGGTCGCGCGCCGCCTGCCCGCCGGAATCGCCCCGCGGGCACTGTTTCTGGCGGGCGCCGCCGCACCGCACCTGCCGCGCCCCGGCCGCATATCGGCGCTGCCGGACCACGAATTCATCACCGCCGTAAGGCATTACGGCGGCATACCGCCGGAGGTGCTGGAGACGCCGGAGGTGCTGGCGCTGTTTCTGCCCGCGCTGCGCACGGATTTCGAGATCTACGACGATTACCGGTTTGTACCCGCCGCACCGCCGCGCTGCCCGGTGTACCTCTTCGGCGGTCGCGCGGACCACCAGGTGGCGCCGACGCAGCTGGAGGCGTGGCGCGATGTGCTGCCGGGGGTGCGCTCCACGGAATTGCTGCCCGGCGGCCACTTCTTCCTGCTCGACCAGCGTGACGCACTGGTCGAGGCCATCGCCGCGCGCATGGACGCGTCGCATCCGACCGCGGTCTCCGCCTGA